The Mus pahari chromosome 2, PAHARI_EIJ_v1.1, whole genome shotgun sequence genomic interval AGTGATGGTAATGCAAAAATACCAACaaggcaaaagaaagcaaaatatgtCTTTTCTTCAAACTCAAAGCTCCAAAGATGTGCAAAGAGggataaaatgaaaatgacatacaggaggaggaagacaactACATTTCTCAAAGCATTGATGTGGGCTGTGGTGCTGGCATTTTGGGAGCTTAGGGCAATGTGCTTCACCATCTTCAGATGTTTCCACAGGGAGAAGATAAGCAGAAAAAACATTATCATAGATACAGTGAAGGGTACAAATGTGAACATAGTATTTGTTAACACAAGAAGCCTGGAaacctggaaaaaaatctttaatttgtaACTGTCAGACACATTTCCTTTGAATTCATCAGCCCAAATATTAATGTGCATGTTTGTTactaaaatatctataaaaaagaGGACCAGGGACACCAGCAATGCCACCAAAATCACCTTTTCAAATCTCCACCTCaggtaataaaaaataaagttagaaaaatttgctatcttgagaaaataaaatatgctgaGGATGGTGGCCAGCCATATACTAAAATGGTTAGAAATTATCCAGATAGCATTAGTCAGTCTTGTTGATTGCACAATTGTATCAATGTTTGGATccattaaaaatgttcttttcattaAGTACAGGGACCACAGCAGAGTGATTCTGGAGATGGCCAGTGCAGTGAGGAGCTGATCCAATGAAGAAAGCTTTCTTCTCTTGACCCAGTCCATTATGTTTGCCAGAGCAATGAATCCATTCCCAACATTTCCAATTATGAACTCCACATTAACTATTGTTGCAGTCGCCACTAGGATAGCAGCACCCATTGTCTGTAAGAGGATGTTCTGTTCCCAAAGTCACTGATGAAAAGGTGTTAAtgcattcattttaaatattaggtCTATATGATGTATAATGAAAACATATAACATACTCTCTTGTTATAACTTTCATATGCAATAATGGACAAACAAATAGGCTCAGTTGTCTTCCTGAAAACATTACATTTTCTAAGTCTGGTTGTGTTCCATCCAGATTCTTTGTTCCATAGCAGCCAGGAGTCTTTTGTAACTATATGATAATGGAAATGCTGAAGTTTCCTATGCTATCATGCAAATTCATTTGCATTTGTTTGCCGTAGCTGCATGGATTTgccttattttcatattttaatctgATAacttgagttctgggatagcaATTTTCAAAGAACTATAAGCCATGAAAGGGAAAACTGCAAACCAACAtaagatttttcttaaataataatatttcagCAGTTCAAGTTAGAGCTCTAGAGAGACATAGGTTCATGTCCAAATGATGGTCTATGTAACAGCTTGATGTATATCATTAGTCCTTGAACATTTATTAATGAGAATAACTTCATCAATTatactagaacacacacacacatacatacctcacatttatttctatttaaatcatTTTCCATTTCAATATCACAGGTATTAACATTTATTCAACATTTATTATCATGtaactcatttttaatattaaaacagaCATGATGTATAAAACTTGTTCCAAGTGAAAAAAGTAGAACTAaatataatgattaaaaaaaccCTTTGTAAAATGCTCTTTTGCACATAAAAGTAGTAAACATATCTCTGatcttcttctttgtctcttcttcACCTAATATTGCAAATTCTTCATGAACAGGAAGGATTGAGATTTTGCCTACCTGCCTTTACCTCTCAACAACATTGGTTCTCTAGTCAACTAAGAGCTAATGCCACAATCGCTGCTTGGAACAGAGAATAAGCAGCAAGATGCCACTGTTCTGCAgtggcagaaagaaaacaaggaaataatgAAGCAATGCAGGAAAAACCCtcaatcaaaacagaaaaggacaTCATCAACTACAGCTAGTGTCAGAAAATGATCTAGGTATTATCATGTGTAAAATTGACACATTGTGATCCTTAAAGAAACAGGGAATGAAGAAAATTGATACTAGCTGTCTGGAAAGTAAGGAAAGccaacaaaatatatattttggaaatttcaGCAGCATAATTGTAGTGTCATCTGAGAGACTTGGTTATTCCTCTTTCTTGTAAGAAAGAGGGAATACAAAAGAGACAATGAAAAACATTAGTAATTAAGGATGTGTGCTGGTACAGAAATAACAAAC includes:
- the LOC110316936 gene encoding taste receptor type 2 member 125-like; its protein translation is MGAAILVATATIVNVEFIIGNVGNGFIALANIMDWVKRRKLSSLDQLLTALAISRITLLWSLYLMKRTFLMDPNIDTIVQSTRLTNAIWIISNHFSIWLATILSIFYFLKIANFSNFIFYYLRWRFEKVILVALLVSLVLFFIDILVTNMHINIWADEFKGNVSDSYKLKIFFQVSRLLVLTNTMFTFVPFTVSMIMFFLLIFSLWKHLKMVKHIALSSQNASTTAHINALRNVVVFLLLYVIFILSLFAHLWSFEFEEKTYFAFFCLVGIFALPSLHSCILILGNSKLREISLLVLSLLKCKMQGCESLGPWHTREDTFAQFQ